In Providencia rettgeri, the following proteins share a genomic window:
- the rsmD gene encoding 16S rRNA (guanine(966)-N(2))-methyltransferase: MAKKPQSPSLGQIRIIGGKWRGRKLPVRDSEGLRPTTDRIKETLFNWLMPIIRDARCLDCFAGSGSLGFEALSRFAETVTFIELDKQNTQLLTENKARLQADNATIIQSNSLAVLSQAGTPFDVVFIDPPFRKGLLNETIQLLEKNQWLAEESWIYVESEAESPLTDIPANWQLHREKIAGQVAYRLFIRTSL, translated from the coding sequence ATGGCAAAAAAACCACAATCCCCCTCTTTAGGGCAAATTCGTATTATTGGTGGAAAATGGCGCGGAAGAAAGCTGCCAGTTCGTGATAGTGAGGGCTTACGTCCAACCACAGACAGAATTAAAGAAACGTTATTTAACTGGTTAATGCCAATTATTCGAGATGCGCGTTGCTTAGATTGCTTCGCAGGAAGTGGCTCACTGGGCTTTGAAGCTCTTTCTCGTTTTGCAGAAACGGTCACTTTTATTGAGCTTGATAAACAAAACACACAACTGTTAACTGAAAACAAAGCTCGCTTACAAGCTGATAACGCAACTATTATTCAGAGCAATAGCCTCGCTGTTTTAAGCCAAGCTGGAACCCCTTTTGATGTGGTTTTCATTGACCCACCTTTTCGCAAGGGGCTGCTCAATGAAACCATTCAATTGTTAGAAAAAAACCAATGGTTAGCTGAAGAAAGCTGGATATACGTTGAGTCAGAAGCGGAGTCACCACTTACTGACATTCCGGCAAATTGGCAGCTTCATCGCGAAAAAATAGCGGGGCAAGTCGCATATCGCCTTTTTATTCGGACTTCACTTTAG
- a CDS encoding lysoplasmalogenase — MISWPFLAVLFSGWLYVDAAYRGPGWQRWLFRPITLLLLLLWGWSSDDLNLQNYLILAGLLVSLVADLSRMLSSEHLLASVALMFLSYLIYTISFGMQLNFGLYLPWLAAPLIVAAITLVFIWGKLENLQAIVFASLIMCMIMAWVAGDQYFGLGREYNFSIMIGASLLFLSNCVWLIARFRIPFKASKAVVAALYFIGQFFIVRAIYL; from the coding sequence ATGATTAGTTGGCCATTCCTCGCTGTACTCTTTTCCGGTTGGTTATATGTCGATGCCGCCTATCGAGGACCCGGGTGGCAACGGTGGTTATTTCGCCCGATCACACTGCTACTTTTATTACTTTGGGGCTGGAGTTCCGACGATCTTAACCTGCAGAATTACCTCATTCTTGCGGGGTTGCTAGTCTCGCTCGTCGCAGATCTGTCTCGTATGCTTTCAAGTGAGCACTTACTAGCTTCCGTTGCGTTGATGTTCTTGAGTTACTTGATTTATACCATTAGTTTCGGAATGCAACTCAATTTTGGGCTCTATCTACCTTGGTTGGCCGCCCCTCTGATTGTCGCTGCCATTACTTTAGTGTTTATTTGGGGTAAACTTGAAAATCTTCAAGCCATTGTTTTTGCATCATTAATAATGTGTATGATTATGGCATGGGTTGCTGGCGACCAATATTTTGGTCTCGGTCGTGAATACAATTTTTCAATCATGATTGGTGCGTCACTCCTCTTTCTTTCTAACTGCGTATGGCTAATTGCTCGATTCCGTATCCCATTTAAAGCTTCAAAAGCCGTTGTTGCTGCGCTCTATTTCATCGGGCAATTCTTTATTGTCCGGGCCATTTATTTGTAA
- a CDS encoding DUF2500 domain-containing protein gives MNKPILLIIVLAVIAVLATKRFFDQRKQNEINDNALPVSYLVKVDSKKDYPYPNMRSRERDVVSPETFRYEIHFKTLSSGEIIKTIVTEEQYQGVELGHEGKLIMQGTRFIRFEPA, from the coding sequence ATGAATAAGCCTATATTATTGATCATTGTTTTAGCAGTCATTGCTGTCCTAGCAACTAAGCGTTTTTTTGATCAACGCAAGCAAAATGAAATCAACGATAACGCCTTGCCTGTGAGTTACTTAGTCAAAGTTGATAGCAAAAAAGACTATCCATACCCAAATATGCGCTCTCGAGAGCGGGATGTTGTTTCTCCTGAAACTTTTCGCTATGAGATTCACTTTAAGACGCTATCAAGCGGCGAAATTATTAAAACCATTGTAACGGAAGAACAGTATCAAGGCGTTGAGCTTGGCCATGAGGGTAAGCTGATTATGCAAGGTACCCGCTTTATTCGTTTTGAGCCAGCTTAG
- a CDS encoding DUF1145 family protein — protein sequence MFINIGRLLMICVWGFMVFNLVHPFPKPLKYFMDIAMVFMVFMHALQTIFLKATLPKGEKISGLAQLRIFFFGVFEMLAMQKKNKTDLEEAKKKQSGE from the coding sequence ATGTTTATCAATATTGGGCGCCTACTCATGATTTGCGTTTGGGGCTTTATGGTCTTTAACCTTGTCCATCCATTCCCTAAACCATTGAAATACTTTATGGATATTGCAATGGTTTTTATGGTTTTCATGCACGCATTACAAACTATTTTCCTAAAAGCAACGCTACCAAAAGGCGAGAAAATATCGGGTTTAGCTCAACTGCGCATTTTCTTTTTTGGCGTATTCGAAATGCTAGCGATGCAGAAAAAAAATAAAACTGATTTAGAAGAAGCGAAGAAAAAACAATCAGGTGAATGA